From Juglans regia cultivar Chandler chromosome 6, Walnut 2.0, whole genome shotgun sequence, the proteins below share one genomic window:
- the LOC108991035 gene encoding myrcene synthase, chloroplastic-like — translation MAYAMHLSILDSIRNCKLSTLLPPKRPVSALTSPKDSTMVRRSANYHPTIWHYDYIQSIRSEFVGELFTRKIDKLKGEVTMMFHNVVDPIKQLELIDTLQRLGVSYHFEDEIRRRLENKHITNHHGDVCEKQSLYATAVEFRLMRQHGFDVPQDTFKSFINEKGDFKECLCVDIEGMLALYEASFHLREGESILEEARDFATKQLKEYVGQSKDHYLCTMVNHALELPLHWRVMRSEARWFIDAYRGIEDVNPTLLELAELDFNMVQAVHQEDLKEVSRWWRSTGLGDLSFARDRVVENFLWATGALFQPQFGHERRMLAKLGALLTIVDDVYDVYGTFEELELFTDAIERWDVNEMGKLPYYMQICFLSVYNTVNEMAFDTLKEKGCNIIWYMRKAWADICKSYLLEAKWFYNGYTPSLQEYLEYGWMTITIANILVHCYFFVTNPITKEALDSLEEYPDIIRLSSFIVRLADDLGTSTEELKRGDNPKSIQCYMNDTGASEEDARQYMRSLISATWKTINGNRIASSPFSETFNEIATNIARVSQFMYQHGDGHGIVDRETKDRVLALFIHPIPIAKN, via the exons ATGGCTTACGCAATGCATCTTAGCATTCTTGATTCAATCCGAAATTGCAAACTCTCTACATTGCTCCCACCTAAAAGACCCGTCTCAGCTTTAACAAGCCCAAAAGACTCTACTATGGTCCGACGATCAGCGAATTACCATCCTACCATTTGGCATTATGATTACATCCAATCAATAAGAAGCGAATTTGTG GGGGAGTTATTCACCCGAAAGATTGATAAGCTCAAGGGAGAAGTAACAATGATGTTTCACAACGTGGTGGATCCCATAAAGCAACTTGAGCTGATTGACACTTTGCAAAGACTTGGAGTATCTTACCACTTTGAGGACGAAATAAGGAGGAGATtggaaaataaacacattactAATCATCATGGTGATGTTTGCGAGAAGCAAAGTTTATATGCCACTGCTGTTGAGTTTAGGCTCATGAGACAACATGGATTTGATGTACCTCAAG ACACTTTCAAAAGTTTCATCAATGAAAAGGGGGATTTCAAAGAATGTCTATGTGTTGATATTGAAGGAATGCTTGCTTTGTATGAAGCCTCATTCCACTTGAGAGAAGGCGAAAGCATCTTGGAGGAAGCAAGAGATTTTgcaaccaaacaacttaaagAGTATGTGGGTCAAAGTAAAGATCATTATCTTTGTACGATGGTGAATCATGCCCTAGAGCTTCCATTGCATTGGAGAGTGATGAGGTCTGAAGCAAGGTGGTTCATTGATGCATATAGAGGAATAGAAGATGTGAACCCTACCTTGCTTGAGCTTGCAGAACTGGATTTTAATATGGTACAAGCAGTTCACCAAGAAGATCTAAAAGAAGTGTCAAG GTGGTGGAGGAGCACTGGCCTTGGAGATTTGAGCTTTGCAAGGGATAGAGTGGTGGAAAATTTCCTTTGGGCAACGGGAGCATTATTTCAACCTCAATTTGGACATGAGAGAAGAATGTTAGCAAAGCTCGGTGCATTGTTGACAATAGTAGATGATGTCTACGATGTCTATGGCACTTTTGAAGAACTTGAGCTCTTCACAGATGCTATTGAAAG ATGGGATGTCAATGAAATGGGAAAACTTccctattatatgcaaatttgtttcctttctgTCTACAACACGGTTAATGAAATGGCTTTTGATACTCTCAAGGAAAAGGGATGCAACATCATTTGGTACATGAGAAAGGCG TGGGCAGATATATGCAAATCTTATTTGTTGGAGGCAAAATGGTTTTACAACGGATATACACCAAGCCTTCAAGAATACCTTGAATATGGATGGATGACAATAACAATAGCAAATATACTGGTGCATTGTTATTTTTTCGTCACAAATCCCATAACAAAGGAAGCCTTGGATTCATTGGAAGAGTATCCCGATATAATTCGTTTATCATCATTCATTGTGCGACTTGCAGATGATCTCGGAACATCTACG GAAGAGTTAAAGAGGGGGGATAATCCTAAATCAATCCAATGCTACATGAACGACACTGGTGCTAGTGAAGAAGATGCTCGTCAATACATGAGGTCCTTGATTAGTGCAACATGGAAGACAATTAATGGAAATCGCATTGCAAGTTCTCCATTCTCTGAAACATTTAATGAGATTGCCACGAACATTGCAAGGGTGTCCCAATTCATGTACCAGCATGGAGATGGACACGGCATTGTAGACCGTGAGACTAAGGACCGCGTGCTAGCATTGTTTATTCACCCCATTCCCATAGCTAAGAATTGA